A genome region from Macaca nemestrina isolate mMacNem1 chromosome 20, mMacNem.hap1, whole genome shotgun sequence includes the following:
- the LOC105485808 gene encoding kelch-like protein 26 isoform X5: MFTGGMREASQDVIELKGVSARGLRHIIDFAYSAEVTLDLDCVQDVLGAAVFLQMLPVVELCEEFLKAAMSVETCLNIGQMATTFSLASLRESVDAFTFRHFLQIAEEEDFLRLPLERLVFFLQSNRLQSCAEIDLFRAAVRWLQHDPARRPRASHVLCHIRFPLMQSSELVDSVQTLDIMVEDVLCRQYLLEAFNYQVLPFRQHEMQSPRTAVRSDVPSLVTFGGTPYTDSDRSVSSKVYQLPEPGARHFRELTEMEVGCSHTCVAVLDNFVYVAGGQHLQYRSGEGAVDACYRYDPHLNRWLRLQAMQESRIQFQLNVLCGMVYATGGRNRAGSLASVERYCPRRNEWGYACSLKRRTWGHAGAASGGRLYISGGYGISVEDKKALHCYDPVADQWEFKAPMSEPRVLHAMVGAGGRIYALGGRMDHVDRCFDVLAVEYYVPETDQWTSVSPMRAGQSEAGCCLLERKIYIVGGYNWRLNNVTGIVQVYNTDTDEWERDLHFPESFAGIACAPVLLPRAGTRRSQHCCLIDGICTLGAT; the protein is encoded by the exons ATGTTCACCGGCGGCATGCGGGAGGCAAGCCAGGATGTCATCGAGCTGAAGGGCGTGTCAGCCCGTGGCCTGCGGCACATCATCGACTTCGCCTACAGTGCCGAGGTGACCCTGGACCTGGACTGTGTGCAGGACGTGCTGGGCGCGGCTGTGTTCTTACAGATGCTGCCTGTGGTGGAGCTGTGCGAGGAGTTCCTGAAGGCGGCCATGAGCGTGGAGACCTGCCTCAACATTGGCCAGATGGCCACCACCTTCAGTCTGGCCTCGCTGCGGGAGTCAGTGGATGCCTTCACCTTCCGGCACTTCCTGCAGATCGCCGAGGAGGAGGACTTCCTGCGCCTGCCGCTGGAGCGCCTGGTCTTCTTCCTGCAGAGCAACCGGCTGCAAAGCTGCGCCGAGATCGACCTGTTTCGCGCGGCCGTCCGCTGGCTGCAGCATGACCCGGCCCGTCGGCCGCGCGCTAGCCATGTGCTCTGCCACATCCGCTTCCCGCTCATGCAGTCGTCTGAGCTGGTGGACAGCGTGCAGACGCTGGACATCATGGTGGAGGACGTGCTGTGCCGCCAGTACCTGCTGGAGGCCTTCAACTACCAGGTGCTGCCCTTCCGGCAGCACGAGATGCAGTCTCCACGCACCGCCGTGCGCTCGGATGTGCCCTCGCTGGTCACCTTCGGTGGCACACCCTACACCGACAGCGACCGCTCGGTCAGCAGCAAGGTCTACCAGCTGCCTGAGCCAGGCGCACGCCACTTCCGCGAGCTCACGGAGATGGAGGTAGGCTGCAGCCACACGTGCGTGGCTGTGCTGGACAATTTCGTGTACGTGGCCGGGGGCCAGCACCTGCAGTACCGCAGCGGCGAGGGCGCAGTGGACGCCTGCTACCGCTATGACCCCCACCTGAACCGCTGGCTGCGCCTGCAGGCCATGCAGGAGAGCCGCATCCAGTTCCAGCTGAACGTGCTGTGCGGCATGGTGTACGCCACTGGCGGCCGCAACCGCGCCGGCAGCCTGGCCTCCGTGGAGCGGTACTGCCCCCGGCGCAACGAGTGGGGCTACGCCTGCTCGCTGAAGCGCCGTACCTGGGGCCACGCTGGGGCCGCCTCAGGGGGCCGCCTCTACATCTCGGGTGGCTACGGGATCTCGGTGGAGGACAAGAAGGCCCTGCACTGCTACGACCCCGTGGCTGACCAGTGGGAGTTCAAGGCTCCCATGAGCGAGCCCCGCGTGCTGCACGCCATGGTGGGCGCCGGCGGCCGCATCTATGCCCTTGGGGGCCGCATGGACCACGTGGACCGCTGCTTCGACGTGCTGGCTGTGGAGTACTACGTGCCGGAGACGGACCAGTGGACCAGCGTCAGCCCCATGCGGGCTGGCCAGTCAGAGGCCGGTTGCTGCCTGCTGGAGAGGAAGATCTACATCGTAGGGGGCTACAACTGGCGGCTCAACAACGTCACGGGCATCGTACAGGTGTACAACACGGACACCGACGAGTGGGAGCGGGACCTGCACTTCCCGGAGTCCTTCGCGGGCATAGCCTGTGCCCCTGTCCTGCTGCCCCGGGCCGGGACCAGGAG aagccaGCACTGCTGTCTCATAGATGGGATTTGTACTCTCGGGGCAACTTGA